The nucleotide sequence ACAGCAGACTCCCGGGTCCGCTCCCGGCCGGCCAGGAGTCGGCGCTCGCCGCCGTACGCGGCGGCGACTGGAAGGCCGCCGCCAAGATGATGCACGACACCGGCCGGGACTGGGAGCGCCGGTCCTCGGCCGCGTATCTGCTGGCCGAGATCGCGGCCAAGGAGGACGACTGGCTGCTCGCCTGGGAGACGGACCGTCCCGACGACCCGGACGCGGCCGTCGTACGGGCCCGCAGCACCGTGATCCTGGCCTGGAACCTGCGCGGCGGGAAGAAGGCCAAGTACACGACCGGTGAGCAGTTCGTGGGCTTCCACCGGATGCTGGAACGTTCCCGCGAGGAGATCGGCCGGGCCGCGGCGCTCAACCCCGACGACCCGACGCCGTACATCACCGAGATCTGGGTCGCGCTCGGGCTCGGCTACCCGAACTCCGAGATGGACAAGCTGTGGTCGGAGATCACGGCCAGGGCTCCGCACCACTACGAGGCCCACTTCTCGGCGCTGCAGTACTGGTGTGCGAAGTGGCGGGGTTCGGAGAAGCTGGCGACGGAGTTCGCCGAGCGCGCGGCGGCGCAGGCACCGCTGGGCAGCCTGCTCACCGCGTTCCCGCTCATCGCGCACTTCGAGCACGACACGTCGGACGACAACAGCGTCGACCGTACGCCGAGGATGATCGGCCGCGTGGACGCCGGTCTCGCGGACGCCGCCGCGGCGGATCCGACCCACCCCCGCCTCCCCGAACTGCGGCACCTCCTCGCCTACTACCTCTCCCTCCAGGACCGCGACGACGCCGCGCTCGAACAGTTCAGGCTGGTCGACGGGTACGTCAACGCCCTGCCGTGGCGCTATCAGGGCGACGGCGAGGCGATGGCGGCGTACTACTGCCGCATCCGGAACTCGTCGGCGCAGGCGGTGGCGTCGGCGTCCGCCAAGGACTGAGCCGGCGGAAACGCGGGGCGGAATGCGGGCGGTACCTGGTTCCCCTGGTACCGCCCGCACGCCCCAACTGCCCGCCGCCGACTGGGGAGCTTCCTGCCCGCCTGGCGTCGCCACGGCCGGCGGCCGAGAAGCACGGTTTCAGCACTGCGGTCCCTGACTACGGTCCCCCTACCCGACTGTGGCCGGCCGTCGGCAACACCCTTCATCCACAGCGCGGCATGGCCGGTCCCGCAAGCGCGAGCAGGCCCGGCTGCGGGGCTTCAGCCAGTCAGCCTCCGCCTTCCGCCGGGCCACCTCGCGGTCAGCCCTCCGCGCGGGCGGGTAGCCGCCATCCCGGGCGCGGGAAGTGGCAGGTGTAGCCGTCCGGGTAACGCTGCAGGTAGTCCTGATGCTCGGGCTCGGCCTCCCAGAAGGGGCCGACCGGCTCCACCTCGGTGACGACTTTGCCCGGCCACAGTCCGGAGGCGTCCACGTCCGCGATCGTGTCCTCTGCGATCCGCTTCTGCTCGTCATCCACGTAGTAGATCGCGGAGCGATAGCTGAGGCCGATGTCGTTGCCTTGGCGGTTCTTGGTGCTCGGGTCGTGGATCTGGAAGAAGAACTCCAGGATCGCGCGGAAGTCGGTCCCCGCGGGGTCGAAAAGGATCTCAATGGCCTCCGCGTGCGTGCCATGGTTACGGTACGTCGCGTTCGGCACGTCCCCGCCGGTGTATCCGACCCGGGTCGCCGTCACGCCCGGGAGTCGGCGAATCAGGTCCTCCATCCCCCAGAAGCATCCACCGGCCAGCACGGCCCTCTGCGTCTGCGCAGCCATTGCAGCCCCTCCAATATCTGTCAGCTCGGTCACTCGGGCTGTTCGGCCTACACACCGCCGGCATCCCATGCCCACTCCGCTCAACGCACGAGGGTTCCAGGCGATTCCGCCGCCGTCAGCGCGTCCTCGACGTCCTGGTCACGATGCGCAGGAGCCGGGCGCCGCTGTCCGACGCGGAAACCACTCACCAGGACGGGTGTGGCCTGCCCGATCGGCGTGGCGAAGGCCGAGGGCTGACCCCTCCGGGCTCCCCGTTCGGGGTTCCCGGTCAGAGGGCTTGCCCTCACTGGACGTGACCGCCCCCGTTCGGCTCGAACCCCGCCAGCATCTGTTCCAGCGCCGCCTGGTCCGGGCCCGTGAAGGGTGGGGCGTCCGGGGCGGTGGTGAGGGTGTCGAGGAGGGAGCCGGTGATGCCGGTGGCCGGGGGGAGGTGGGTGGAGAGGACGAGGTCAGGATTGCGGTCCTTGAGGGGGCGGAAGGTCTCCAGGTACTTGTCCATGTCGACCGTCCTGACCCAGGGGCTGTCCACCGTGGCCCACAGCAGTTGGGCGGTGCGCAGGTCGTCGATGGGCACGTCACGGACGTCGTCGGCCAGGGCGAGCTCGGCCGTGGGGAGAGGCGCGCCGAAGCAGTCGGAGCTGAAGCAGACCCCGGAGTGGTCGTCGAAGAAGCCGACGGTGGCGGGGTTGTCGAACAGCGGCGGGCGGAAGCCGGTGAGCGTGCGGTCGCCGATGTCCATCGTCTCGCCGGGGTTCAGGAGATAGCAGCGGTCGAGGGGCAGGGGGCGTTCGCAGGAGAGGATGCCGGCACCGACGAAGGTCGTCACCACGCGTGCCTCGGGCGCCGCCGCCAGCAGGTCGAAGATCCCGCCCGTGTGGTCGCGGTCGGGGTGGGTGAGCCAGATCCAGCGCACGTCCGCCGGGTCCAGCACCGTGCCGAGCGTCTCGACGAAGTTCCGGTCCGGCAGGCCCAGGCCGGTGTCGACCACCAGCGGCTGGGCGGCCAGCAGCACGAAGGCGTTCACCGGGAGGTGTCCGATTCCCGGGACTTCCAGGCTGTCGGCCAGAACGCTGATGTCCGGGCGGACCTGGTGGACCGTGCCCGGTCGGGTTTTCTGTAGGGGCATGTCGCTCACACCTCGGATACCCCCTGGTGGTGATCGCGCCACGGCCGCGCCTGCTTCTCCCCTCCTCCATCGTCCGGCCGTCCCGCCGCCCCCGCATCCGGGCGGTCGTGTTGTCGCGGCCGGCGCGGACGCTCGTGCCCCCACTGGAACCGGATTCCGGTGGGGGCAGGGGGCACTGATGTCGTTGGTCCGGGGCTGTATTTGTCGTGGTTGCTGGGGCGGCCCGTGGGGAGCGCTGATTTCTCGCCCCCGCCGCCCCTACCCGTCCCATCCGAAGAGGCGGTGGTCCCCTCTACCCCCAAATGCGGGTGGGTGGGGGTTGCTCACGCGGTTCCCCGCACCCCTTGAAAGGGCCTGCGGCCCTGTAGGGGCGCGGGGAACCGCGCGGCCTGCCTTGGTCAGATCGTCGACGTGTCGATGACGAACCGGTAGCGGACGTCGCTCGCCAGCACCCGCTCGTAGGCCTCGTTGATCTGGTCCGCGCGGATCAGTTCGATCTCGGCGCCGAGGCCGTGCTCGGCGCAGAAGTCGAGCATTTCCTGGGTCTCCTGGATGCCGCCGATGCCGGAGCCCGCGAGGGTCTTGCGGCCGGCGATGACCGAGAAGAGGTTGAGGGCGACGGGCTCCTCGGGGGCGCCGACGTTCACGAAGGCGCCGTCGGTCTTCAGGAGAGACAGGTACGCGTCGAGGTTCAGGGGGGCCGAGACGGTCGACAGGATGAGGTCGAAGGTGCCCGCGAGCTCCTTGAAGGTCGCCTCGTCGCTGGTCGCGTAGTAGTGGTCGGCGCCCAGCTTCAGGCCGTCGTCCTTCTTGCGGAGGGACTGAGAGAGCACCGTCACCTCGGCACCCAGCGCGTGCGCGATCTTGACGCCCATGTGGCCGAGGCCGCCGAGGCCGACGACGGCGACCTTCTTGCCGGGGCCTGCGTTCCAGTGCCTGAGCGGGGAGTACAGCGTGATGCCGGCGCACAGCAGGGGCGCTGCCTCGTCGAGGGCGATGCCGTCGGGGATGCGTACGGTGAAGGCCTCGTCGACGACGATCTTCTCCGCGTAGCCGCCGTAGGTGGGCTCGCCGTCCTTGCCGATGGCGTTGTACGTGCCGACGTTGCCCTTGAGGCAGTACTGCTCCAGGCCCGCCTCGCAGTTCTCGCACTCGCGGCAGGAGTCGACCATGCAGCCGACGCCCACCTTGTCGCCGACGGTGAACTTGGTGACGCCGGAGCCGACCGCCTCGACGACACCGGCGATCTCGTGACCCGGGACCATCGGGAAGATCGCCTCGCCCCAGCCCTCACGGGCCTGGTGGATGTCCGAGTGGCAGATACCGGAGTACTTGATGTCGATCA is from Streptomyces sp. NBC_01314 and encodes:
- a CDS encoding MBL fold metallo-hydrolase, with amino-acid sequence MPLQKTRPGTVHQVRPDISVLADSLEVPGIGHLPVNAFVLLAAQPLVVDTGLGLPDRNFVETLGTVLDPADVRWIWLTHPDRDHTGGIFDLLAAAPEARVVTTFVGAGILSCERPLPLDRCYLLNPGETMDIGDRTLTGFRPPLFDNPATVGFFDDHSGVCFSSDCFGAPLPTAELALADDVRDVPIDDLRTAQLLWATVDSPWVRTVDMDKYLETFRPLKDRNPDLVLSTHLPPATGITGSLLDTLTTAPDAPPFTGPDQAALEQMLAGFEPNGGGHVQ
- the msrA gene encoding peptide-methionine (S)-S-oxide reductase MsrA gives rise to the protein MAAQTQRAVLAGGCFWGMEDLIRRLPGVTATRVGYTGGDVPNATYRNHGTHAEAIEILFDPAGTDFRAILEFFFQIHDPSTKNRQGNDIGLSYRSAIYYVDDEQKRIAEDTIADVDASGLWPGKVVTEVEPVGPFWEAEPEHQDYLQRYPDGYTCHFPRPGWRLPARAEG
- a CDS encoding NAD(P)-dependent alcohol dehydrogenase yields the protein MTTTVAAYAAPAAKAPLERTTIERREVGEFDVLIDIKYSGICHSDIHQAREGWGEAIFPMVPGHEIAGVVEAVGSGVTKFTVGDKVGVGCMVDSCRECENCEAGLEQYCLKGNVGTYNAIGKDGEPTYGGYAEKIVVDEAFTVRIPDGIALDEAAPLLCAGITLYSPLRHWNAGPGKKVAVVGLGGLGHMGVKIAHALGAEVTVLSQSLRKKDDGLKLGADHYYATSDEATFKELAGTFDLILSTVSAPLNLDAYLSLLKTDGAFVNVGAPEEPVALNLFSVIAGRKTLAGSGIGGIQETQEMLDFCAEHGLGAEIELIRADQINEAYERVLASDVRYRFVIDTSTI